The following proteins are encoded in a genomic region of Brachypodium distachyon strain Bd21 chromosome 1, Brachypodium_distachyon_v3.0, whole genome shotgun sequence:
- the LOC100840666 gene encoding protein NPGR2 → MMEGKEKRGRRFRKVFRGMAMQCLCTGEQMNEVVRSNGEVELQGNNEDIEEAQLSLQEGGSLNYEEARALLGLGRVEYQQGHFQEALRMLDGINIPALLPKVKLFISRLERADPYSTYPSMPLLNLTMETAYLKTVALRDLGKFKEAAQECSTILDVVESVLPKGLPANFGDSNLNATICSAVELLPGLWKLGDFYPEALSSYRRALLCNWNLDARTIGRIQKEHAIFLLYSGCEACTPTLRSQLDGSFVPRNNLEEAILLLMILLLKFNLKRLERDPTVMHHLTFALSMSGRLKPLASQFEKLLPGVLHGTEWLYNVALCYLAEEDDLSALNLLKRILKFGEDSNCLRELLLASKICSENSAYAEEGVSYARRALANLDGGCEQLEVVADLFLGISLSSQARYASNDTQRASWQREALQVFGVARKKMQCRDFRVLYNLSLENAEQRKLDAAALYAKKLLKLEAGSELKSWLLIARIMSAKKQFDDAESIVNAALDQTGKWCQGELLQTKAKILASKGQVKKAVETYTKLLAVIQLRTKSSGAGIFMLQGTEDDRTMETETWYDLALLYLSLSEWRDVELCVSKIKAINPYSPLAYHATGKLHEAKGFLTEALGAYSRALDIESKHVPSMISAAVVLGQRGGRSLPAARCFLADALRLERTSHVAWFNLGLTYKDEEGRSAALEAAECFQAAALLEETAPAESFR, encoded by the exons ATGATGGAGGGAAAGGAAAAGAGGGGTAGAAGATTTCGTAAAGTGTTTCGCGGGATGGCGATGCAATGCCTGTGCACCGGGGAGCAGATGAATGAGGTGGTCCGGTCAAATGGTGAAGTCGAGTTGCAAGGCAACAATGAAGATATTGAGGAAGCTCAGTTGTCCCTTCAGGAGGGCGGTTCCCTTAACTATGAG GAAGCAAGGGCATTGCTAGGCCTAGGAAGAGTAGAATACCAACAGGGGCATTTTCAGGAAGCACTTCGTATGCTGGATGGGATAAATATTCCTGCATTACTTCCTAAGGTGAAATTATTTATCAGTAGACTAGAAAGGGCTGATCCATACTCCACTTATCCATCAATGCCCTTGCTTAATCTAACAATGGAGACTGCATATCTCAAAACTGTAGCACTCCGCGATCTTGGGAAGTTCAAAG AAGCTGCGCAGGAGTGTAGTACAATACTGGACGTTGTAGAATCGGTACTGCCTAAGGGTTTACCGGCCAACTTTGGAGATAGTAACCTGAATGCAACAATATGCAGTGCCGTCGAGTTGCTTCCTGGGCTATGGAAATTAGGGGATTTTTATCCTGAAGCTCTCTCTTCATATAGGAGGGCTCTTCTTTGTAACTGGAACCTCGATGCAAGGACCATTGGTAGAATACAGAAGGAGCATGCTATTTTCCTCCTATACAGTGGCTGTGAGGCCTGCACTCCAACTCTTCGATCCCAGCTGGACGGTTCATTTGTACCTCGGAACAATTTAGAAGAAGCTATTCTTCTTTTGATGATTTTATTGCTGAAATTCAACCTTAAGAGGCTTGAGAGGGATCCAACTGTGATGCATCACTTGACATTTGCATTGTCCATGTCAGGGCGGTTAAAACCTCTAGCTTCTCAGTTTGAAAAACTATTACCTGGTGTGTTACACGGAACAGAGTGGTTGTACAATGTTGCATTGTGCTATCTAGCAGAAGAAGATGATCTATCCGCCCTTAATCTGCTCAAAAGGATTTTAAAGTTTGGAGAGGATTCCAATTGTCTCAGAGAACTTCTTCTAGCTTCAAAAATTTGTAGTGAGAACAGTGCATATGCTGAAGAAGGTGTCTCATATGCACGCAGAGCCCTCGCTAATCTAGATGGAGGTTGTGAGCAATTGGAGGTAGTCGCAGACCTTTTCCTTGGCATTTCCCTATCCTCTCAAGCTAGATATGCTTCGAATGACACACAGAGAGCTTCTTGGCAGCGCGAAGCACTGCAGGTGTTTGGTGTTGCTAGAAAGAAGATGCAATGCAGAGATTTCAGGGTACTGTACAATCTCAGCCTAGAAAATGCTGAGCAGAGGAAATTGGATGCAGCAGCTCTTTATGCGAAGAAGCTACTGAAATTGGAGGCTGGATCAGAATTGAAGAGTTGGCTTCTTATAGCTCGGATAATGAGTGCTAAAAAACAGTTTGACGACGCTGAATCCATTGTGAATGCGGCCCTTGATCAGACTGGGAAGTGGTGTCAAGGTGAGCTGTTGCAAACCAAAGCCAAAATACTGGCCTCAAAGGGGCAAGTTAAGAAGGCAGTTGAGACTTATACCAAGCTTCTTGCTGTCATCCAACTTAGGACGAAAAGTTCCGGGGCTGGGATTTTCATGTTGCAG GGCACGGAGGATGATAGAACTATGGAAACAGAGACATGGTATGATCTGGCCCTTTTGTACCTAAGCTTGTCAGAATGGAGGGATGTAGAGCTTTGTGTATCGAAAATAAAAGCTATCAATCCATATTCTCCCTTGGCCTATCATGCCACAG GAAAGCTACACGAAGCAAAAGGTTTCCTGACGGAAGCTCTTGGAGCATACTCCAGAGCACTAGACATCGAATCCAAGCATGTACCGAGTATGATATCAGCTGCTGTTGTTCTTGGACAGCGTGGAGGCAGGTCCTTGCCTGCTGCAAGGTGCTTCTTGGCTGACGCGTTGAGACTGGAGAGAACAAGCCACGTTGCGTGGTTTAACCTCGGCTTGACCTACAAAGATGAAGAGGGCAGGTCAGCAGCACTTGAAGCTGCTGAATGTTTTCAGGCTGCTGCTCTTCTCGAAGAAACTGCCCCAGCTGAATCTTTCAGATGA